A single window of Nocardia sp. NBC_01327 DNA harbors:
- a CDS encoding MFS transporter translates to MESDTIPTTLDPRRWIAFAVVLAAGFMDLLDVTIVNVAVPSIQKDLGAEYAQIEWIIAAYVLAFAAVLITGGRLGDIYGRKRMFLLGMTGFTLASAAGGLASDPTMLITSRFVQGAMAGLMVPQILAIIRVTFPKEERTKAIAIYSGVGGSASAVGLALGGLLVQWNVLDLGWRPIFLVNIPIGILALAAAAVVMRDSRSPQPPRLDIIGMVLAVSAVVLLVYPLTEGRRLDWPTWTFVLIGASAVTFTAFVLYERWRSRTVGSPLIDLELFRSRAFTVGLASWLLFWIGFGGFFLIWTLFMQAGLGWSPMRAGLTSVFFAVGAGIGAGTSVSLLAPRFGRWVLMGGGLVTAAGFGLYGWMAAHYGSDFASWQMVLPLIITGTGFGIVVAPTIDMLLGQIPDGEAGAASGLLNTGQQLGMALGVALVGIVFFTQLDHDSGRGVDAVAAQTRTELSAAGLPGPAQDQILANFRACVQDRSAEVDPSVVPDSCRSTGGDPAMGVTLAKAGKEATAVNFAHTFDYTLVWGIGIMVLVCLGFAALPRDTKLEVHELAEDELVQV, encoded by the coding sequence GTGGAATCCGACACCATCCCCACCACCCTCGATCCACGCCGGTGGATCGCCTTCGCCGTCGTGCTGGCCGCCGGGTTCATGGACCTGCTCGACGTGACCATCGTCAATGTCGCGGTGCCCAGCATCCAGAAGGATCTGGGCGCCGAGTACGCGCAGATCGAATGGATCATCGCCGCCTATGTCCTGGCCTTCGCGGCAGTGCTGATCACCGGCGGCCGGCTCGGTGACATCTACGGCCGCAAACGCATGTTCCTGCTCGGCATGACCGGATTCACGCTGGCCTCGGCCGCCGGCGGACTGGCCTCCGACCCGACCATGCTCATCACCTCACGATTCGTGCAGGGCGCCATGGCCGGACTGATGGTGCCGCAGATCCTCGCCATCATTCGCGTGACCTTCCCGAAAGAGGAGCGCACCAAGGCGATTGCCATCTACAGCGGTGTCGGCGGTTCCGCCTCCGCGGTCGGCCTGGCACTGGGCGGACTGCTGGTGCAGTGGAATGTGCTCGATCTGGGCTGGCGGCCGATCTTCCTGGTGAACATCCCGATCGGCATTCTCGCGCTGGCCGCCGCCGCGGTCGTCATGCGGGATTCGCGCTCGCCGCAGCCGCCGCGCCTGGACATCATCGGCATGGTGCTGGCCGTGTCCGCGGTGGTACTGCTGGTGTACCCGCTCACCGAAGGCCGCCGATTGGATTGGCCCACTTGGACTTTCGTTCTGATCGGCGCTTCCGCGGTCACCTTCACGGCCTTCGTGCTCTACGAGCGGTGGCGCTCGCGCACCGTCGGCTCCCCGCTCATCGACCTCGAGCTGTTCCGGTCCCGGGCCTTCACCGTCGGCTTGGCGAGCTGGCTGCTGTTCTGGATCGGCTTCGGCGGGTTCTTCCTCATCTGGACCCTGTTCATGCAGGCGGGACTCGGCTGGTCACCCATGCGGGCCGGATTGACCTCGGTCTTCTTCGCGGTCGGTGCGGGCATCGGAGCCGGAACCTCGGTGAGTCTGCTGGCCCCGCGCTTCGGGCGCTGGGTGCTGATGGGCGGCGGGCTCGTCACGGCGGCCGGATTCGGGTTGTACGGCTGGATGGCCGCGCACTACGGTTCGGATTTCGCGTCCTGGCAGATGGTCCTGCCGCTCATCATCACCGGCACCGGATTCGGCATCGTGGTCGCGCCGACCATCGATATGCTGCTCGGCCAGATCCCCGATGGGGAGGCCGGAGCGGCGTCGGGGTTGCTCAATACCGGCCAGCAGCTGGGGATGGCGCTGGGCGTGGCACTGGTCGGGATCGTGTTCTTCACACAGCTCGATCATGATTCGGGGCGCGGTGTGGACGCGGTCGCGGCGCAGACCCGCACGGAGTTGAGTGCGGCCGGGCTGCCGGGGCCCGCACAGGATCAGATACTCGCCAATTTCCGTGCCTGCGTGCAGGATCGGTCCGCCGAGGTGGATCCGTCGGTCGTGCCCGACAGCTGCCGTAGCACCGGCGGCGACCCGGCCATGGGCGTCACACTCGCCAAGGCGGGCAAGGAGGCCACGGCCGTCAATTTCGCGCACACCTTCGACTACACGCTGGTGTGGGGCATCGGCATCATGGTGCTGGTCTGCCTCGGATTCGCCGCGCTTCCCAGGGACACCAAGCTGGAAGTCCACGAGTTGGCGGAGGACGAATTGGTGCAGGTCTGA
- a CDS encoding IniB N-terminal domain-containing protein: MSPNAILEFILNLLRDHEAAAGYCTNPAQSLADAGLGSVTPEDITAVAPMVAESALVAGGSQLSAICAAGAGADTGAGLNGNLGVNGGLGLNGAGGLNGAAGLNGAAGLNGASGLNGAAGLNGAVGVNTGTVAAGTTGATVNLSTATATGTEVCFTGDAGTGLELGLSSGIGALAGAASTLGAGLSAGLDGAANAATGLEANLSGVLGTQAAADLTSALTGGLSAGAGLTAGVQAAADALGQAGATLSGAVNAGTAAAADLGANLSGGLDSALGAGGGLQTGLNGALNGATDLGAHLGSDLGTGLSGGIDSAIGAGAQLGAGLGGDVATGLNGAVNAATGLSTQLGSDLNAGLSGGIDSAIGAGAQAGAGLGGGLATGLSGAVNAGTGAAADLSGGLNSALGASGGLQTGLDGAVNGATDLGAHLGSDLGAGLSGGIDSTVGAGVGLGGGLETGLNGAVNGATGLGAQLGSELNAGLSGGLAAGAGAGAQIGSGLETGLSGAANAAVGGGTQLGAGLNTGIDAGAQTAGGLGAGLNSGPDAALHGGSQIGAGLETGLNGGIDSAVGAGVHAGNDLSAGLSGGLGTGVDIGAQTAGGVGAGLNSGLDTALHGGSQVGAGLETGLTSGIDVGAQTAGGVGAGLDSGLDSALHGGSQVGAGITGGVDSAVGAGVHAGNELGAGVSGGLGTGVDVGAQGAGGVGAQVGSGVDVGAHGVGGAEVGVGSGLNPWAGLDVSNAFGEGVHAGGADAGLFGDGGVHSGIDLGTHPGGDIIGDMLHS, from the coding sequence ATGAGCCCCAATGCAATTCTCGAGTTCATCCTCAACCTGCTGCGGGATCACGAAGCCGCGGCCGGCTACTGCACCAACCCCGCACAGTCGCTCGCCGACGCCGGGCTCGGGTCGGTGACGCCGGAGGACATCACCGCCGTCGCGCCGATGGTGGCCGAATCCGCGCTGGTAGCGGGAGGTTCGCAGCTGTCCGCGATCTGTGCCGCCGGGGCCGGGGCCGACACCGGCGCCGGGCTCAACGGGAACCTCGGAGTGAATGGAGGCCTCGGGTTGAACGGTGCAGGTGGGCTCAATGGTGCTGCCGGGCTCAATGGTGCTGCCGGGCTGAATGGCGCCAGCGGCCTGAACGGTGCCGCAGGTCTCAATGGTGCGGTAGGGGTGAACACCGGCACGGTCGCGGCGGGGACGACCGGCGCCACCGTGAACCTCAGCACGGCCACCGCCACCGGCACCGAGGTCTGCTTCACCGGCGACGCCGGAACCGGCCTCGAACTGGGCCTCTCCTCCGGTATCGGCGCCCTCGCCGGTGCGGCCTCCACCCTCGGCGCCGGTCTCTCCGCCGGCCTGGACGGCGCCGCCAACGCCGCAACCGGCCTGGAAGCCAACCTCTCCGGCGTCCTCGGCACCCAAGCCGCCGCCGACCTCACCTCCGCCCTGACCGGTGGCCTCTCCGCCGGCGCCGGCCTGACCGCCGGAGTCCAAGCCGCCGCCGACGCCCTCGGCCAAGCCGGAGCCACCCTCTCCGGCGCAGTCAACGCAGGCACCGCCGCTGCCGCAGATCTCGGCGCAAACCTTTCCGGCGGACTGGACTCCGCCCTCGGCGCAGGCGGTGGCCTGCAGACCGGCCTCAATGGCGCGCTGAACGGCGCGACCGACCTCGGCGCGCACCTCGGAAGTGACCTCGGCACAGGGCTTTCCGGCGGCATCGACTCCGCAATCGGTGCGGGCGCGCAGCTTGGTGCGGGCCTCGGCGGCGACGTAGCCACCGGTCTGAATGGCGCGGTCAACGCCGCAACCGGCCTCAGCACCCAGCTCGGGAGCGATCTCAACGCGGGGCTTTCCGGCGGCATAGATTCCGCGATCGGTGCGGGTGCACAGGCTGGTGCGGGCCTCGGCGGTGGTTTGGCGACCGGCTTGTCCGGTGCGGTGAATGCAGGTACCGGCGCGGCCGCGGACCTTTCCGGCGGACTGAATTCAGCCCTGGGTGCATCCGGTGGTCTGCAGACCGGCCTCGACGGCGCTGTCAACGGTGCCACGGATCTCGGTGCGCATCTCGGAAGTGATCTCGGCGCAGGGCTTTCCGGCGGTATCGATTCCACAGTTGGCGCCGGTGTGGGGCTCGGTGGTGGTTTGGAGACCGGCCTGAATGGTGCGGTGAACGGTGCGACCGGCCTGGGTGCTCAGCTCGGGAGTGAGCTGAATGCAGGGCTTTCCGGTGGTTTGGCAGCCGGTGCGGGGGCGGGCGCGCAGATCGGAAGTGGTTTGGAGACAGGGCTTTCCGGGGCAGCTAACGCGGCTGTCGGGGGTGGAACTCAGCTCGGTGCCGGTCTGAATACCGGGATCGATGCCGGTGCGCAGACTGCCGGTGGTCTCGGGGCGGGCCTCAATTCGGGCCCGGATGCTGCCCTGCATGGTGGTTCGCAGATTGGTGCGGGCCTCGAGACCGGGTTGAACGGTGGTATCGATTCGGCGGTCGGCGCTGGCGTGCACGCCGGAAATGACCTGTCTGCCGGGCTTTCCGGCGGGTTGGGGACCGGTGTGGATATCGGTGCGCAGACCGCCGGCGGTGTCGGCGCAGGGCTCAACTCCGGTTTGGATACAGCCTTGCACGGTGGTTCGCAGGTTGGCGCTGGTCTCGAGACCGGGTTGACCAGTGGCATCGATGTTGGTGCGCAGACTGCCGGTGGCGTTGGCGCGGGGCTCGATTCGGGCTTGGATTCGGCGCTGCACGGTGGTTCGCAGGTGGGTGCGGGAATTACGGGTGGGGTTGACTCTGCGGTTGGGGCGGGGGTGCACGCCGGGAATGAATTGGGGGCCGGGGTTTCCGGGGGGTTGGGGACCGGGGTGGATGTCGGTGCGCAGGGTGCCGGTGGGGTGGGGGCTCAGGTGGGGAGTGGGGTTGATGTGGGGGCGCATGGGGTGGGTGGGGCTGAGGTTGGGGTGGGGTCGGGGTTGAATCCTTGGGCGGGGCTGGATGTTTCGAATGCGTTCGGGGAGGGGGTGCATGCCGGGGGTGCGGATGCGGGGTTGTTCGGGGATGGCGGGGTGCATTCCGGGATCGATCTGGGGACGCATCCGGGTGGGGACATTATCGGGGACATGCTGCACTCGTGA
- a CDS encoding Hsp70 family protein, with translation MSQGMALGITVGASNTVAVTTSGGQRRLHIRPSMIGAEHELPESFLSRVGDPVDIRMRDGSAVRAADLVAAAIGRAVDDSGLAAAMVACYPAWWSQHTVEVQRAALAAAGLDSVALVPEPAAAMRWLQEVHESTHDGAMIVYDLGATGLTVSVARTGALSGLLGEPVRSTAVAGAEFDLLTMRYALGLAMGETDFDPFDPLVEKELAELRVRCRIAKEALSTHTATVIPVRMPGQSPIDVRLVRDEAEDLYRGPLVASIDLVHEAVRRAGLTAAEVDGILLTGGGAAIPLVTELLSTEFGVPVAAAADPAHLSAHGAALLAADLLADTTDTEAHPTIAPPARREDHDGSRTPAGERGNTQRDIATRLDDPRSMQIAAIGDLSGGAVEPVTAVNNSGGEVTGSTVAAAVPPLPELPDEEPRTGFTHWRRVAVIGAVAIAVAALATGTLAMGTGAQSAPSNSTAPQAPATSVVAPNPSAAPVNAGGQTANTGGQTIPVTHAGAPAHAGAPAPGTTAAAPNAAAPATPGAPAPAPEQANSPAPQTVPAAPQPQLPTIPQPVITAPTVQLPDLGQLGKAVPAAPTIPHIGG, from the coding sequence ATGAGTCAGGGGATGGCGCTCGGCATTACTGTCGGGGCGTCCAATACGGTTGCCGTGACGACTTCGGGGGGACAGCGCAGACTGCACATCCGGCCGAGCATGATCGGCGCGGAGCACGAACTTCCGGAAAGCTTCCTGTCCAGGGTCGGAGACCCGGTGGATATCCGGATGCGAGACGGATCCGCTGTGCGCGCAGCGGATCTCGTGGCCGCGGCGATCGGCCGGGCGGTGGACGATTCCGGCCTCGCCGCGGCCATGGTGGCCTGCTATCCGGCCTGGTGGTCACAGCACACAGTGGAGGTACAGCGCGCGGCCCTCGCCGCCGCCGGACTCGACAGTGTGGCCCTGGTACCGGAACCTGCCGCCGCCATGCGCTGGCTGCAGGAGGTGCACGAATCCACCCACGACGGCGCCATGATCGTGTACGACCTGGGCGCAACGGGTTTGACCGTTTCGGTGGCACGCACCGGCGCGCTGTCCGGTCTGCTCGGCGAGCCGGTGCGGTCGACCGCCGTGGCGGGCGCCGAGTTCGACCTCCTGACCATGCGTTACGCCCTGGGACTCGCCATGGGTGAGACCGATTTCGACCCCTTCGATCCACTGGTCGAAAAGGAATTGGCCGAACTGCGGGTGCGCTGCAGGATCGCGAAAGAGGCGCTCTCCACACACACGGCGACCGTGATTCCGGTCCGCATGCCCGGCCAGAGCCCGATCGATGTCCGCCTGGTGCGTGATGAAGCCGAAGATCTCTACCGGGGTCCGCTGGTCGCCTCCATCGACCTGGTCCACGAGGCCGTGCGCCGCGCCGGACTGACCGCCGCCGAGGTGGACGGCATCCTGCTCACCGGCGGCGGCGCGGCCATCCCGCTGGTCACCGAACTGCTCTCCACCGAGTTCGGCGTCCCGGTGGCGGCCGCGGCCGATCCGGCCCATCTCAGTGCGCACGGCGCCGCATTGCTCGCCGCCGACCTGCTGGCCGATACGACCGACACCGAAGCCCATCCGACCATCGCGCCACCGGCGCGCCGCGAGGATCACGACGGCAGCCGGACTCCTGCGGGCGAACGCGGAAATACCCAGCGCGACATCGCCACTCGGCTGGATGACCCGCGCAGCATGCAGATCGCCGCGATCGGCGATCTGTCCGGCGGCGCGGTCGAACCGGTTACCGCCGTGAACAACAGCGGTGGTGAAGTCACCGGAAGCACTGTGGCAGCGGCGGTTCCACCACTACCCGAGCTACCCGACGAGGAACCTCGCACGGGTTTCACACACTGGCGCAGGGTCGCGGTGATCGGCGCGGTGGCCATCGCGGTGGCCGCCCTCGCCACCGGAACCCTGGCCATGGGTACCGGTGCGCAGTCCGCGCCCTCGAATTCCACTGCGCCACAGGCTCCTGCGACATCCGTCGTCGCGCCGAATCCTTCTGCCGCCCCGGTGAATGCCGGTGGGCAGACGGCGAATACCGGCGGGCAGACGATACCGGTCACGCACGCGGGAGCTCCGGCACACGCGGGCGCCCCCGCCCCGGGCACGACGGCGGCGGCGCCGAACGCGGCAGCACCGGCGACGCCCGGAGCGCCCGCACCCGCACCGGAGCAGGCGAATTCTCCCGCACCCCAGACGGTTCCGGCCGCACCCCAGCCGCAACTGCCCACGATTCCACAGCCCGTGATTACCGCGCCGACGGTCCAGCTTCCCGATCTGGGCCAGCTCGGCAAGGCAGTTCCCGCGGCGCCGACCATTCCGCATATCGGTGGCTGA
- a CDS encoding dynamin family protein, giving the protein MRFDVGGPGYGVGGETRGLLAAARRSFADRGRVRGQLEECVRRLDEPLRIALAGQLKAGKSTLLNALVGQDIAPTDATECTRLVTWYRHGAAPRVTAYSPEGSRADVVVRRGRGAEGLPGAHGLTFDLAALRWNTGGAREVDHLAVEWPSAELAQTTIIDTPGISSLSRDVSARTSRLLTPGGTGVALPGADAVVYLLRRLDTADVDFLEQIGAGTGAGGPLGVIGVVSRADEIGAGRIDALHSARDVASRFAGELERTGLCQSVIPVAGLLAFAAATLRQREYAAFEALAAAPVDEVSAALLSADRFARPDLPLPVPPDLRAHLAARFGLFGIRLAVTLIRLGVRDSASLAAELTARSGLGELRTVLDVQFAQRAEELKAHSALTALARILVANPGTEADALLPRVKTLLSDVHGFAELRLLGHLRTDELPLPPADLAELHRLIGGVGVAPHRRLGLPPHTDIHTQREQALTAVHKWRTRARHPLADQSMVNACLTASRSAEGLLEILHEPPTTPFARITPPHNP; this is encoded by the coding sequence ATGAGATTTGATGTGGGCGGGCCCGGATACGGGGTGGGGGGTGAGACGCGGGGACTGCTGGCGGCCGCCCGGCGGTCCTTTGCCGACCGTGGACGGGTGCGCGGGCAGCTCGAGGAATGTGTGCGGCGGCTGGACGAGCCGCTGCGGATCGCCCTGGCCGGACAGCTCAAGGCGGGCAAGTCGACACTGTTGAATGCGCTGGTGGGGCAGGATATCGCGCCCACCGATGCGACCGAGTGCACCCGCCTGGTGACCTGGTATCGGCACGGCGCCGCACCCCGCGTCACCGCGTATTCGCCGGAGGGCTCGCGCGCCGATGTGGTGGTGCGCCGCGGCCGCGGCGCGGAGGGGCTGCCGGGTGCGCACGGGCTCACCTTCGATCTGGCTGCGCTGCGCTGGAATACGGGCGGGGCCCGTGAGGTCGACCACCTGGCGGTGGAGTGGCCGTCCGCGGAATTGGCCCAGACCACGATTATCGACACCCCCGGAATCTCCTCACTGTCGCGGGATGTGTCGGCGCGCACCTCGCGCCTGCTCACCCCCGGCGGAACCGGAGTCGCCCTGCCCGGTGCGGATGCGGTCGTCTACCTGCTGCGCCGGCTCGATACCGCCGACGTGGACTTTCTCGAACAGATCGGCGCCGGCACGGGCGCGGGCGGACCGCTCGGGGTGATCGGTGTGGTGTCGCGTGCGGATGAGATCGGTGCGGGGCGCATCGACGCACTGCATTCCGCGCGCGATGTGGCCTCACGATTCGCGGGCGAATTGGAGCGAACCGGGCTGTGCCAGTCGGTGATTCCGGTCGCGGGCCTGCTGGCCTTCGCCGCGGCCACCCTGCGGCAGCGCGAGTACGCGGCCTTCGAGGCCCTGGCCGCCGCACCCGTGGACGAGGTGAGCGCCGCCCTGCTGTCGGCCGACCGCTTCGCCCGCCCCGATCTGCCGCTCCCGGTACCGCCGGACCTGCGCGCCCACCTGGCGGCGCGCTTCGGCCTGTTCGGTATTCGCCTGGCCGTCACCCTGATTCGGCTCGGCGTCCGCGACTCCGCCTCGCTGGCAGCGGAACTCACCGCCCGCAGCGGCCTCGGCGAACTGCGCACCGTCCTGGATGTGCAATTCGCCCAGCGCGCAGAGGAATTGAAGGCGCACTCCGCATTGACCGCCCTGGCGCGCATTCTCGTCGCCAACCCCGGCACCGAGGCCGATGCCCTGCTGCCCCGGGTGAAGACCCTGCTCTCCGACGTACACGGCTTCGCCGAACTTCGGCTGCTGGGCCACCTGCGCACCGACGAATTACCCTTGCCCCCAGCCGATCTCGCGGAATTGCATCGCCTGATCGGCGGCGTAGGCGTAGCCCCCCACCGCCGCCTCGGACTGCCCCCGCACACCGATATCCACACCCAACGCGAGCAGGCCCTGACCGCAGTCCACAAGTGGCGTACCCGAGCCCGTCACCCCCTCGCCGACCAATCCATGGTCAATGCCTGCCTGACCGCCTCCCGCAGCGCCGAAGGCCTCCTGGAAATCCTCCACGAACCCCCCACCACCCCTTTCGCCCGAATCACCCCACCACACAACCCATAA
- a CDS encoding dynamin family protein yields MSGIVAVDPLLSILSETIAVAEGAERGDLVAQLETVAGRVRDPRRRIVVCGLGNQGRSQFVNALINLDICPVADDTTTTVTTVLAFGQTARAELVVAGAQDGEVTRLPVPVEEIGAVGARSPHAQGRAVLRLEIEVPNRLLADGIVVVDTPALGAHGGSGAAGVLGAVPTADAVLVLTDASTELTDPEVEFLRQVRELCPAVAVLLTKIDLYPHWRQVSEANRNHLSRAGIDVPMLPVSSVLRTHALRLQDEQLGRESGFGEVFGFLREHVVARDQAAVRQAVALDINSATEHLALALGSELVALRDPERGAAAVRELQSARTAAEQLHRKTSVWQQTLGDGITDLVGDVDHDLRNRLRNISRTAEDWIDEHDPGRHWERMEEWLTGTVGTAVGDNLLWTRTRAVRLAEQVSTHFTELGAVDLPDVRETLDGDASRAGSCTLSDLEPDLGLGHKLLVGVRGSYGGVVMAGLVGTLAGLSLVNPLSLGAGLLLGSKAFRDDKQARLAKRRADAKLAVRRYLDDVAFHTAKETKDRLHRIHRLLRDHFTAIAERTLRSLDESLRAAQEAATLESTARATRTALLERRLHAVADLRRRAATLTPAQPPAALPPPA; encoded by the coding sequence ATGAGCGGGATCGTGGCGGTTGATCCGCTGCTGTCGATACTGTCCGAAACCATAGCGGTGGCGGAGGGGGCGGAGCGCGGGGATCTGGTCGCGCAGCTGGAGACGGTGGCGGGGCGGGTGCGCGACCCCCGGCGGCGGATCGTGGTGTGCGGGTTGGGGAATCAGGGGCGCAGCCAGTTCGTGAACGCCCTGATCAATCTGGATATCTGCCCGGTGGCCGACGATACGACGACCACGGTGACCACCGTATTGGCGTTCGGGCAGACGGCCCGGGCGGAACTGGTGGTCGCGGGCGCACAGGACGGGGAGGTCACCCGATTACCGGTGCCCGTCGAGGAGATCGGCGCGGTCGGCGCGCGGTCACCGCATGCGCAGGGGCGGGCGGTATTACGCCTCGAGATCGAGGTGCCGAATCGGCTGCTCGCCGACGGAATAGTGGTCGTGGATACCCCCGCGCTGGGTGCGCACGGCGGCAGCGGTGCGGCCGGAGTGCTCGGCGCGGTGCCGACGGCCGATGCGGTGCTGGTGCTCACCGACGCGTCCACCGAACTCACCGATCCGGAGGTCGAATTCCTGCGGCAGGTGCGGGAGTTGTGCCCGGCGGTCGCGGTGCTGCTCACCAAGATCGATCTGTATCCGCACTGGCGGCAGGTGTCCGAGGCGAACCGGAATCACCTGAGCCGTGCGGGAATCGACGTGCCGATGCTGCCGGTGTCCTCGGTGCTGCGCACCCATGCCCTGCGCCTGCAGGACGAGCAGCTCGGACGCGAATCCGGGTTCGGCGAGGTCTTCGGTTTCCTGCGCGAGCATGTGGTCGCCCGTGATCAGGCGGCGGTGCGGCAGGCCGTCGCGCTCGATATCAATTCCGCCACAGAGCATTTGGCGCTGGCGCTCGGCAGCGAGCTGGTGGCGCTGCGGGATCCGGAGCGCGGCGCCGCCGCGGTGCGTGAATTGCAGTCAGCGAGAACAGCTGCCGAGCAGCTGCATCGCAAGACCTCCGTCTGGCAGCAGACGCTCGGGGACGGAATCACCGATCTGGTCGGCGATGTCGACCACGATCTGCGCAATCGGCTGCGGAATATCTCCCGCACCGCGGAGGACTGGATCGACGAGCATGATCCGGGCCGGCACTGGGAACGCATGGAGGAGTGGCTCACCGGCACCGTCGGCACCGCGGTCGGCGACAATCTGCTGTGGACGCGCACGCGCGCGGTGCGGCTGGCCGAACAGGTCTCCACCCATTTCACCGAACTGGGCGCGGTCGACCTCCCCGATGTGCGGGAAACCCTGGACGGCGACGCTTCTCGCGCCGGCTCCTGCACCCTCTCGGATCTGGAACCGGACCTCGGCCTCGGCCACAAACTCCTGGTCGGCGTGCGCGGGTCGTACGGCGGCGTGGTCATGGCCGGTCTGGTCGGCACCCTCGCCGGCCTGTCCCTGGTCAACCCGCTGTCCCTGGGTGCCGGACTTCTCCTCGGCAGCAAGGCTTTCCGCGACGATAAGCAGGCCCGCCTGGCCAAACGCCGCGCCGATGCCAAACTCGCCGTGCGCCGCTACCTGGACGATGTCGCCTTCCACACCGCCAAGGAGACGAAGGACCGCCTGCACCGCATCCACCGCCTGCTCCGCGACCACTTCACCGCGATCGCCGAACGCACCCTGCGCTCCCTCGACGAATCCCTCCGCGCCGCCCAGGAGGCCGCCACCCTCGAATCCACCGCCCGGGCCACCCGCACCGCCCTCCTCGAGCGCCGCCTGCACGCCGTAGCCGACCTCCGCCGCCGCGCCGCCACCCTCACCCCCGCCCAGCCTCCGGCCGCCCTCCCGCCACCCGCCTGA
- a CDS encoding MarR family winged helix-turn-helix transcriptional regulator, translating to MTDADPRHVLLADSIPFLLGQLGTHAAYRFTDLLAPLGIKPQQFGMLRILEASGGRSQQQLSEALGIHRNVMVGLVDDLEKRGLAERRKHPTDRRAHAVYLLPAGREMLTRGAEIAAGLEREITSELDAAERATLLVLLQKAAAGSGLLPGIHPGFTTERPDDSGCDAGH from the coding sequence GTGACCGACGCCGATCCTCGCCACGTGCTGCTCGCCGACTCCATCCCCTTCCTGCTGGGGCAATTGGGTACGCACGCGGCCTACCGGTTCACCGACCTGTTGGCTCCGCTCGGCATCAAGCCGCAGCAGTTCGGCATGCTGCGCATCCTCGAGGCCAGTGGTGGGCGCTCGCAGCAGCAGTTGTCCGAAGCGCTCGGCATCCACCGCAATGTGATGGTCGGCCTCGTCGACGATCTGGAGAAGCGTGGACTCGCCGAGCGCCGCAAACATCCGACCGACCGGCGTGCGCACGCGGTGTACCTGCTGCCCGCAGGTCGCGAAATGCTCACGCGCGGAGCGGAAATCGCTGCCGGGCTGGAGCGGGAGATCACCTCGGAGCTCGATGCCGCGGAACGGGCGACACTGCTGGTTCTGCTGCAGAAGGCGGCGGCTGGAAGCGGTCTGCTGCCCGGCATCCATCCGGGATTCACCACCGAACGACCCGATGATTCCGGATGTGACGCAGGTCACTGA
- a CDS encoding zinc-binding dehydrogenase: MRAVTVTKGEFRVQELPAPTPGPGQVLVNVLRCGICGSDLHARVHCDELADMAAATGYQHFMRSDQSVVMGHEFSGEVVDYGSGARRRWKPGTPVVSLPILRTGRTPHLTGLSADAPGGYAEQVLVQESMTFPIPNGLSAEHAALTEPMAVAWHAVRKGRVGKGQTAFVIGCGPIGLAVITMLKASGVALVIASDFSPRRRELAAACGADVVVDPGADSPWTASPKKSRITGASDILNLGFDAMERLRRIPNLPWWYIFRAAHTLNKGPAGPVIFECVGVPGMIDQILTAAPPMSRIVVVGVCMESDRIHPATAINKEIELRFVLGYDPGEFRDTLHMIADGKVDPSPLITGTIGLDGVDPAYTTLASPDHHAKILIDPASTATTL, translated from the coding sequence ATGCGCGCGGTCACGGTAACCAAGGGCGAATTCCGAGTCCAGGAGCTGCCCGCTCCCACTCCCGGTCCCGGGCAGGTGCTGGTGAACGTGCTGCGGTGCGGCATCTGCGGCTCCGACCTGCACGCCCGGGTGCACTGCGACGAACTGGCCGATATGGCCGCCGCCACCGGATACCAGCACTTCATGCGCTCGGACCAGAGCGTGGTGATGGGGCACGAATTCTCCGGCGAGGTCGTAGATTACGGCTCGGGCGCCCGCCGGCGGTGGAAGCCTGGCACGCCGGTGGTGTCGCTGCCCATCCTGCGAACCGGGCGCACGCCGCACCTCACCGGGCTGTCGGCCGACGCGCCGGGCGGGTATGCCGAACAGGTGCTGGTGCAGGAGTCGATGACCTTTCCGATTCCGAACGGACTCTCCGCCGAGCATGCGGCGCTCACCGAGCCGATGGCGGTCGCCTGGCACGCCGTGCGCAAGGGGCGCGTCGGCAAGGGGCAGACCGCATTCGTCATCGGTTGCGGGCCCATCGGTCTCGCCGTCATCACCATGCTGAAGGCCTCCGGTGTCGCACTGGTGATCGCCAGCGATTTCTCCCCGCGCCGCCGGGAACTCGCCGCCGCCTGCGGAGCGGATGTGGTGGTCGACCCGGGCGCCGACTCGCCCTGGACCGCGTCACCGAAGAAGTCGCGCATCACCGGTGCCAGCGACATTCTCAACCTCGGCTTCGACGCCATGGAACGACTGCGGCGGATTCCGAATCTGCCCTGGTGGTACATATTCCGGGCCGCGCACACCCTCAACAAGGGGCCCGCCGGGCCGGTCATCTTCGAATGTGTCGGCGTGCCGGGCATGATCGACCAGATCCTCACGGCCGCACCGCCGATGTCCCGCATCGTGGTGGTCGGCGTGTGTATGGAATCGGATCGCATCCATCCGGCCACCGCCATCAACAAGGAAATCGAACTGCGCTTCGTCCTCGGCTACGACCCCGGCGAATTCCGCGACACCCTGCACATGATCGCCGACGGCAAAGTCGACCCCTCCCCCCTCATCACCGGCACCATCGGCCTGGACGGCGTCGATCCCGCCTACACCACCCTCGCCTCCCCCGACCACCACGCCAAAATCCTGATCGACCCGGCCAGCACCGCAACCACCCTCTAG